One Candidatus Omnitrophota bacterium genomic window, AAGCCGCTCATTAAGTATGCTGCCGACAACAAAATCAAAATCCGGGTTATTTTTAAAAGATGCCAAGTTCTCAACCCTGCCGGTTGAAAGGTCATCAAGCACAGTTACTTTACTACCGCCTTTTAAAAGTTCTTCACAAAGATGCGAACCTATAAATCCTGCTCCTCCGGTTATTAAAGCTTTCATTTATTCCTTTCTGGCTTAGTTTACGCTTATTTGATATTCCATTTTATAATGAATCTGTTAATTTTCAACAATTTTTACTAATTCTTTACAAATATATTTTACTTGGGACGTCCCCATCTCGGGGTATATAGGAAGGGAAAATACCTCTCTGGATATTTTCTCAGCTGCGGGGAAATCCCCTCTTTTATACCCAAGCCCCTTATATACTTTTTGCAAATGTATAGGAATAGGATAATGAATAAGTGTATCTACGCCTGCATCTTTTAGGCCCTGCATGATCTTGTGCCTATCCTTAGACCTTACAGCATAAATATGGTAAACATGTTCTGCCCCATCTATAACTCTGGGGACCACTAAACCTCTGACCCCATCAAGCCTTTCGTTGTAAATTTGTGCATATTCCTGCCTTTTTCTGTTCCATTGCTGGAGCCTGGTAAGTTTTACCCTTAATATGGCTGCCTGAATAGTATCTAAACGGGAATTGTACCCAAGGCTTACGTTTTCATAACGGTTTTTTCTTCCGTATGCCCTAAGCTTCAGCAGTTTGCTATAAATATCCGGCTTGTCGGTTATAATCATACCTGCATCTCCAAAAGCGCCAAGGTTCTTGGTAGGATAAAAACTAAAACAACCTATATCCCCGAATGTCCCGGTCATCCGGGTATTCAATCTGGCTCCGTGGGATTGCGCGCAGTCTTCTATAACATTCAAACCATACTTATCTGCTATTTTGGTTATATCCGGCATCTTAACAGGCTGGCCATAAAGATGCACCGGCAATATCGCCTTTGTCCTTTTACTAATGGCCGCTTTTATTTTATCAAGATTAATATTGTAACTATCGATGTCCGCATCAACTAATACCGGTTTTGCCTGGGTATACGTAACAGCAAGGGCTGAAGCAATATAGGTATTTGCCGGCACAATCACTTCATCCCCCT contains:
- a CDS encoding DegT/DnrJ/EryC1/StrS family aminotransferase translates to MKVPFADFRRQYHDLKNEIDTAISRVLENDSFILGDNVGLFEKEFAEFCGSKFGVGVNSGTDALFLGLLSLGVGKGDEVIVPANTYIASALAVTYTQAKPVLVDADIDSYNINLDKIKAAISKRTKAILPVHLYGQPVKMPDITKIADKYGLNVIEDCAQSHGARLNTRMTGTFGDIGCFSFYPTKNLGAFGDAGMIITDKPDIYSKLLKLRAYGRKNRYENVSLGYNSRLDTIQAAILRVKLTRLQQWNRKRQEYAQIYNERLDGVRGLVVPRVIDGAEHVYHIYAVRSKDRHKIMQGLKDAGVDTLIHYPIPIHLQKVYKGLGYKRGDFPAAEKISREVFSLPIYPEMGTSQVKYICKELVKIVEN